One region of Ptiloglossa arizonensis isolate GNS036 chromosome 8, iyPtiAriz1_principal, whole genome shotgun sequence genomic DNA includes:
- the LOC143150561 gene encoding putative inorganic phosphate cotransporter isoform X1, giving the protein MIPVWKAFCGRIPQRWVFAVMGFLALFNAYAMRVCLSITITQMVDTQEHKIHDSNRDDCSSNETISDSVKPASNVDRYHWDEITQGAILSSFYWGYVVTHLPGGMLSEKFGGKYSLGLGILATAVFTLITPVVVKFGEATGLIVVRVLMGLCEGTTFPALNAMLAQWTPPEERSKIGSLVFAGAQLGTVFANSLSGIILHYSEIGWQAVFYVFGSIGVVWFLIWLVTCYNNPDTHPYISEREKNFLRERMHTHTHKKPPSAPWRHILTSVPVWALITAQIGHDWGFFTLVNDLPKYMSSVLKYSIKSNGLLSALPYLTMWVCSVITSCLADWMITSGVMSRTNVRKLGTTIASLGPGAFIIAASYAECDRTNVVIMFTLGTTLMGTFYPGMKVNALDLSPNYSGTLMALVNGIGAFTGILTPYIVGVLAPNESLSEWRLVFWIVFAVFIVTNFIFVLYASGEVEYWNDPEFIIREREEKRRKTENEKKQNVEKTSP; this is encoded by the exons GTGGGCGAATACCACAGCGATGGGTATTTGCGGTAATGGGATTTCTGGCATTATTTAATGCTTACGCGATGAGGGTTTGTCTATCGATCACGATCACTCAAATGGTAGACACGCAGGAACATAAGATCCATGACAGCAACCGTGACGATTGCTCATCGAACGAGACAATTTCCGACTCGGTAAAACCAGCGTCGAACGTAGATCGTTATCATTGGGATGAAATCACTCag GGTGCAATTTTATCATCGTTTTACTGGGGTTACGTAGTGACTCATTTACCAGGTGGAATGCTGTCCGAAAAGTTCGGTGGAAAATATTCCCTTGGTCTGGGCATATTGGCGACTGCAGTGTTTACGCTGATTACACCGGTTGTTGTTAAATTTGGGGAGGCGACAGGTCTGATCGTGGTTCGCGTATTAATGGGCCTTTGCGAAGGTACAACTTTTCCGGCGTTAAACGCGATGCTTGCTCAATGGACGCCGCCGGAGGAAAGATCCAAGATCGGCTCGTTGGTATTCGCCGGTGCTCAACTTGGTACAGTATTTGCAAACTCGTTATCCGGAATCATCCTCCATTACTCGGAGATCGGCTGGCAAGCTGTATTTTACGTGTTTGGTAGCATTGGAGTTGTTTGGTTCTTGATATGGTTGGTAACGTGTTATAATAATCCGGACACGCATCCGTACATTTCCGAGAGAGAGAAGAACTTTTTGCGCGAAAGGATGCATACCCATACGCATAAGAAACCACCTTCGGCACCATGGCGGCACATTCTCACATCTGTACCAGTTTGGGCATTGATAACCGCGCAGATTGGTCACGATTGGGGTTTCTTCACTTTGGTAAACGATCTCCCCAAATATATGAGCAGCGTTCTCAAATATTCAATCAAGAGCAACGGGCTGCTCTCCGCGTTACCCTACCTAACGATGTGGGTTTGCAGTGTAATTACATCCTGTCTAGCCGACTGGATGATCACAAGCGGTGTAATGTCGCGCACAAACGTACGTAAACTGGGAACAACTATTGCTTCGTTGGGTCCAGGAGCGTTCATTATCGCCGCGTCCTACGCCGAATGCGACAGAACAAACGTCGTAATTATGTTCACACTTGGCACAACATTAATGG GCACATTTTATCCAGGAATGAAGGTTAACGCTCTGGATCTCAGCCCAAATTATTCTGGCACTTTGATGGCCCTTGTGAACGGCATAGGCGCTTTTACCGGTATACTGACACCGTATATCGTAGGTGTATTGGCCCCGAACGAGAGCCTCTCCGAATGGAGACTTGTATTTTGGATCGTTTTTGCCGTTTTCATAGTGACCAATTTCATTTTTGTACTTTACGCGAGCGGCGAAGTGGAATACTGGAACGATCCTGAATTCATTATACGAGAAAGGGAAGAGAAGCGAAGGAAAACTGAGAACGAAAAGAAGCAGAATGTTGAGAAAACTTCTCCTTAA
- the LOC143150561 gene encoding putative inorganic phosphate cotransporter isoform X2: MGFLALFNAYAMRVCLSITITQMVDTQEHKIHDSNRDDCSSNETISDSVKPASNVDRYHWDEITQGAILSSFYWGYVVTHLPGGMLSEKFGGKYSLGLGILATAVFTLITPVVVKFGEATGLIVVRVLMGLCEGTTFPALNAMLAQWTPPEERSKIGSLVFAGAQLGTVFANSLSGIILHYSEIGWQAVFYVFGSIGVVWFLIWLVTCYNNPDTHPYISEREKNFLRERMHTHTHKKPPSAPWRHILTSVPVWALITAQIGHDWGFFTLVNDLPKYMSSVLKYSIKSNGLLSALPYLTMWVCSVITSCLADWMITSGVMSRTNVRKLGTTIASLGPGAFIIAASYAECDRTNVVIMFTLGTTLMGTFYPGMKVNALDLSPNYSGTLMALVNGIGAFTGILTPYIVGVLAPNESLSEWRLVFWIVFAVFIVTNFIFVLYASGEVEYWNDPEFIIREREEKRRKTENEKKQNVEKTSP, encoded by the exons ATGGGATTTCTGGCATTATTTAATGCTTACGCGATGAGGGTTTGTCTATCGATCACGATCACTCAAATGGTAGACACGCAGGAACATAAGATCCATGACAGCAACCGTGACGATTGCTCATCGAACGAGACAATTTCCGACTCGGTAAAACCAGCGTCGAACGTAGATCGTTATCATTGGGATGAAATCACTCag GGTGCAATTTTATCATCGTTTTACTGGGGTTACGTAGTGACTCATTTACCAGGTGGAATGCTGTCCGAAAAGTTCGGTGGAAAATATTCCCTTGGTCTGGGCATATTGGCGACTGCAGTGTTTACGCTGATTACACCGGTTGTTGTTAAATTTGGGGAGGCGACAGGTCTGATCGTGGTTCGCGTATTAATGGGCCTTTGCGAAGGTACAACTTTTCCGGCGTTAAACGCGATGCTTGCTCAATGGACGCCGCCGGAGGAAAGATCCAAGATCGGCTCGTTGGTATTCGCCGGTGCTCAACTTGGTACAGTATTTGCAAACTCGTTATCCGGAATCATCCTCCATTACTCGGAGATCGGCTGGCAAGCTGTATTTTACGTGTTTGGTAGCATTGGAGTTGTTTGGTTCTTGATATGGTTGGTAACGTGTTATAATAATCCGGACACGCATCCGTACATTTCCGAGAGAGAGAAGAACTTTTTGCGCGAAAGGATGCATACCCATACGCATAAGAAACCACCTTCGGCACCATGGCGGCACATTCTCACATCTGTACCAGTTTGGGCATTGATAACCGCGCAGATTGGTCACGATTGGGGTTTCTTCACTTTGGTAAACGATCTCCCCAAATATATGAGCAGCGTTCTCAAATATTCAATCAAGAGCAACGGGCTGCTCTCCGCGTTACCCTACCTAACGATGTGGGTTTGCAGTGTAATTACATCCTGTCTAGCCGACTGGATGATCACAAGCGGTGTAATGTCGCGCACAAACGTACGTAAACTGGGAACAACTATTGCTTCGTTGGGTCCAGGAGCGTTCATTATCGCCGCGTCCTACGCCGAATGCGACAGAACAAACGTCGTAATTATGTTCACACTTGGCACAACATTAATGG GCACATTTTATCCAGGAATGAAGGTTAACGCTCTGGATCTCAGCCCAAATTATTCTGGCACTTTGATGGCCCTTGTGAACGGCATAGGCGCTTTTACCGGTATACTGACACCGTATATCGTAGGTGTATTGGCCCCGAACGAGAGCCTCTCCGAATGGAGACTTGTATTTTGGATCGTTTTTGCCGTTTTCATAGTGACCAATTTCATTTTTGTACTTTACGCGAGCGGCGAAGTGGAATACTGGAACGATCCTGAATTCATTATACGAGAAAGGGAAGAGAAGCGAAGGAAAACTGAGAACGAAAAGAAGCAGAATGTTGAGAAAACTTCTCCTTAA